Proteins from a single region of Pseudomonas sp. 10S4:
- a CDS encoding cytochrome ubiquinol oxidase subunit I, protein MFGLEALDLARMQFAFTISFHILFPAITIGLASYLAVLEGLWLKTHNDTYRDLYHFWSKIFAVNFGMGVVSGLVMAYQFGTNWSRFSDFAGAVTGPLLTYEVLTAFFLEAGFLGVMLFGWNKVGRNLHFFSTVMVAIGTLISTFWILASNSWMQTPQGFEIIDGRVIPVDWLAVIFNPSFPYRLMHMATAAFVATAFFVGSSAAWHLLRGKDNPAIRTMLSMAMWMALIVAPIQAVIGDFHGLNTLEHQPAKIAAIEGHWENVGNEPTPLILFGWPDMKAEKTKFAVEIPYLGSLILTHSLDKQVPALKDFPPEDRPNSTIVFWSFRVMVGLGFLMIFTGLWSLWLRKRDKLYTSRPFLYLALWMGPSGLIAILAGWFTTEIGRQPWVVYGLMRTADASSNHSFVQMSITLVLFVVVYFALFGAGLGYMMRLVRKGPKIDEGKETNDGGPGQKRTPSRPLSAADDNGDSDHSPSLTKEI, encoded by the coding sequence ATGTTCGGTTTGGAGGCGCTTGATCTCGCCCGGATGCAGTTCGCGTTCACCATCTCGTTCCACATCCTGTTCCCGGCCATCACCATTGGCCTGGCGAGTTACCTGGCGGTACTCGAAGGCCTGTGGTTGAAAACCCACAACGACACCTACCGCGATCTGTACCACTTCTGGTCGAAGATCTTTGCCGTGAACTTCGGCATGGGCGTGGTCTCCGGGCTGGTCATGGCCTATCAGTTCGGCACCAACTGGAGCCGTTTCTCGGACTTCGCCGGTGCTGTCACCGGGCCGCTGCTGACCTATGAAGTGCTCACAGCCTTCTTCCTCGAAGCCGGTTTCCTCGGCGTCATGCTGTTCGGCTGGAACAAGGTCGGGCGCAACCTGCACTTTTTCTCCACCGTCATGGTGGCCATTGGCACGCTGATCTCAACCTTCTGGATTCTCGCGTCCAACAGCTGGATGCAGACGCCACAAGGCTTTGAAATCATCGACGGTCGAGTGATTCCGGTGGACTGGCTGGCGGTGATCTTCAACCCGTCGTTCCCGTACCGCCTGATGCACATGGCCACGGCAGCATTTGTAGCGACAGCATTCTTCGTCGGTTCCTCGGCGGCGTGGCACTTGCTGCGCGGCAAAGACAACCCGGCGATTCGCACCATGCTCTCGATGGCCATGTGGATGGCATTGATTGTGGCGCCGATCCAGGCGGTCATTGGCGACTTCCACGGTCTCAATACCCTTGAGCATCAGCCGGCGAAAATCGCGGCAATCGAAGGTCACTGGGAAAACGTCGGTAATGAACCGACCCCGCTGATCCTGTTCGGCTGGCCGGACATGAAAGCCGAGAAGACCAAGTTTGCCGTAGAAATTCCATACCTGGGCAGCCTGATCCTGACGCACTCCCTGGACAAACAGGTGCCGGCGCTCAAGGACTTCCCGCCTGAAGACCGGCCGAATTCGACCATCGTTTTCTGGTCGTTCCGGGTCATGGTCGGCCTGGGCTTCCTGATGATCTTCACCGGTTTGTGGAGCCTGTGGCTGCGCAAGCGCGACAAGCTGTATACCTCGCGTCCGTTCCTTTACCTGGCGTTGTGGATGGGCCCGTCTGGCCTGATCGCGATTCTCGCTGGTTGGTTCACCACTGAAATCGGTCGTCAGCCGTGGGTGGTCTACGGGTTGATGCGCACGGCCGATGCGTCCTCCAATCACAGCTTCGTGCAGATGAGCATCACGCTGGTGCTGTTCGTTGTGGTGTATTTCGCGCTGTTCGGCGCCGGCCTCGGCTACATGATGCGCCTGGTGCGCAAAGGGCCGAAGATCGACGAAGGCAAGGAAACCAACGACGGTGGTCCTGGCCAGAAACGCACGCCGTCCCGTCCGCTGTCCGCCGCTGACGATAACGGCGACAGTGATCACAGCCCCAGCCTGACCAAGGAGATTTGA